The sequence GTGGTCGTCGCCGCAGGCGGCGAGGGCGCCGACGAGGAGGGCGGAGGCGAAGACCCCGGTCGTGGCGCGCCGCAGGGTGCGGGCTGTGGGCAGCGAGGACATGGCGGAGGGCTCCTGACGGTGGGGGCGGAGGAAGGGACGAGGAAGGGGAGGACGAGAGGCGGTGGCCGGGGTCAGTAGCGGTCCACGTGCACGTTCGTGGACTTGACGCGTGCGGTGGCTTCCATGCCGACCTCCAGGCCGAGTTCCTCGACGGCCTCGCGGGTCAGCAGGGAGACGAGCCGGTGCGGTCCGGCCTGGATCTCGACCTGGGCGGCGACGTCCCCGAGGCGGACGGCGGTGACGATGCCGGGGAAGGCGTTGCGCACGGAGGTGTACGGTTCCTCGTCCTCCCCACCTCCTCCTCCGCCCTGGCCGACCTCGACGCACAGCGCGGCGAGGTCGCGCCCCGCGATGAGCCGGCGTCCGGAGTCGTCCCGGTGGGTGGCTACCCGCCCGGCATCGGCCCAGCGCCGTGCGGTGTCGGGGCTGACCCCGAGCAGCCGCGCCGCGCGGCCAATTGTGTAGGACTGCATGTGCGGAAAACTAGGGCGCCTGGGCTCGCAAGTGCAAGATCGGACGGTTTTTCTCCTGGCACCTGCGGTTCTCCGCTACGTGGAGCCGAGCCGCCCTCGGACGGCCCGCACGGTCCGAGCCGCCCTCGGACGGCCGCTACGACCCCGCACGTCCCCTGCAACCCGAACCCTCCGAGCCCACCGAACCCCCGCGCCCCTCGCCCAGCCCCCCCCAGCCCCCCCCCCAGAGCCAGCCCCCAGAGCCAGACCCACCCCAGGCTCAGCCCCCCACTCCCCCGCCTCACCCCTGGACGGTCGGCCGGAGTGTGATGGCGCCGATCTCGACGTCGTGGGGCTGTTCGACGGCGAAGGCGATGGCGCGGGCGACCGCTTCGGGGGCGAGGGCGAAGGGGAGCATCGCCGCGTGGGGGCTGTCGGCGCCGGACGGGGGTGCGGTGAGTTCGGTGCGGACGTAACCGGGGCTGATCGTGGTGGTGCGCAGGGTGCCGTCCGTGGATTCCTGGCGGAGTGCCTCCATGAAGGTGCGGACGGCGTTCTTGGTGGCGGCGTAGACCGCCTGGCCGGGGACGATCTTGAGGCCGGAGGTGGAGACGGTCGCGACGACGTGACCTTCGCCCTGGGCGCGGAAGACGGGGAGGGCGGCGGCGACGCCGTGCAGGACGCCGCGCAGGTTGACGTCGACCATCGCGGTCCAGGCGGCGAGGTCGAGTGCGGCGACGGGGCCCACGGTGGCGACTCCGGCGTTGGCGACGAGGACGTCGAGTCGCCCGTACTCCTCGACCGCCCGCGCCACCATCGCTTCCTGGTCGCCCGGCACGGTGACGTCGGCGGGCAGCGCGAGCGCCCGGCCGCCCTCGGCGCGGATCTCGGCGGCGAGGGCGTCAAGGCGGTCCGTGCGGCGGGCGCCGAGGACGACGGCGGCGCCGCGCGCGGCGAGCAGCCGGGCCGTGGCCTCGCCGATGCCGCTGCTCGCGCCGGTGAGGGCGACTACTTTCCCTGTGATGCCTGACATGGGGCGGCTCACTCTCGTACGGTGGGGGACGGAAAGAGAGACGGACACGTGTCCGCTTACCTTCGGACCGTACCGGACACGTGTCCGCTTGTCCACGAACGGGCCCCTCCGCGCGTACGAGGGTGAGTGCGCCACCGTGCGCCACCGACAGGAGCACCATGCCGACCGACCCCGGCCACGCCGAACCCACGCCCGGGCAACCCGAGCCGCCCGCGCACCCCGAGGCACCCGCCGACGCCTCCCGAGCCGGGGCACCCGCCGACGCCCCCCGCCCCGAGGCTGACGCCGACGCCCCTCCCGCCGACCGCCGTCGCGCCGATGCCGTGCGCAATCGCGCCCGGATCGTGGCGGCGGCGCGGGACGCGCTGGCGGAGGCGGCGCCGGGCGAGGAGTTGCGGCTCAACGCGGTGGCCAAGGCAGCGGGGGTCGGCCAGGGCACGCTGTACCGGCACTTCGCGACGCGCGAGGAACTGCTCGCCGAGGTTCACCGCCAGGACGTGGCCGAACTGGTCGACGAGGCGGACACGTTGCTCGCCGCGTACTCGCCGGTGGAGGCGCTGGGCCGGTGGTTCGACCGGCTCACCGCGTACGCGCGCGTGAAGCGGGGGGTGCTCGCGGCGCTGGAGCCCCGCGCGTGGAACGCGCTCACGGCGCGCAGTCACGGCACACTGACCGAGGCGATCGAGCGCCTGCTCGCGGCGGGACGGGCGGACGGGAGCATCCGCGCGGACGTGGACGCGCGCGACGTCATGGTCCTCATCGCGTACCTCTCGCGCCTGGAGGAGTCCGAGTGGCCGACGCGGGCACGCCGCCTCCTGGACGTGCTCCTCAACGGACTGCGTACGCGCCCCTGACCCTCCGGCCGGGCACGCGGCTCCCGACCGTCCGCCCTCCTGCGGCGAGACAGGGCCGGACTCGCGTTCACGAGCGGTCCGTGCCTTCGCGTCCGTACGGGCCAGGCGTCCCCCTCGCCGCCGCGCGGACGCACCGCTGCACCGCCGCGCGCGGGCACCCTCCCGGCCTCCCAGGGCCGGGAAGCACGAGCGGGCGCCTCCACAACTCCCCTCCCACTCGGCAGCGTTGCCCCCCCACCGCCCGTCCCGCCCAGCCCGCTTCACCGCTGGCCGCCCCTCGCGGCCGTCCGCGCGGGCAGCGGCGCGAGGGCGAGAGCGGTCAGGACGCCGTCGCGGGGCGCGGTGAGCATGGCCCGTACGTTCGCGGCCTCGTCGGACAACGGCCCGGCCGACCTGTCCGCGTCCCACGCGCGCGGCACCACGGCGACGGCGCTCGCGAGCCCGATCGCCCCGCCCGTCCACGCGCCCGCCCTCGTCGGACAACGGCCCGGCCGGCCCGTCCGTGTCCCTCACGCGCGGCACCACGACGACGGCGCTCGCGAGCCCGGTCGCCCCTGCCCGTCCACGCGCCGCCGCCCCTCACCTCATCCCGCGACCTCCCGCT comes from Streptomyces sp. Tu6071 and encodes:
- a CDS encoding TOBE domain-containing protein; amino-acid sequence: MQSYTIGRAARLLGVSPDTARRWADAGRVATHRDDSGRRLIAGRDLAALCVEVGQGGGGGGEDEEPYTSVRNAFPGIVTAVRLGDVAAQVEIQAGPHRLVSLLTREAVEELGLEVGMEATARVKSTNVHVDRY
- a CDS encoding SDR family oxidoreductase, translated to MSGITGKVVALTGASSGIGEATARLLAARGAAVVLGARRTDRLDALAAEIRAEGGRALALPADVTVPGDQEAMVARAVEEYGRLDVLVANAGVATVGPVAALDLAAWTAMVDVNLRGVLHGVAAALPVFRAQGEGHVVATVSTSGLKIVPGQAVYAATKNAVRTFMEALRQESTDGTLRTTTISPGYVRTELTAPPSGADSPHAAMLPFALAPEAVARAIAFAVEQPHDVEIGAITLRPTVQG
- a CDS encoding TetR/AcrR family transcriptional regulator, with protein sequence MPTDPGHAEPTPGQPEPPAHPEAPADASRAGAPADAPRPEADADAPPADRRRADAVRNRARIVAAARDALAEAAPGEELRLNAVAKAAGVGQGTLYRHFATREELLAEVHRQDVAELVDEADTLLAAYSPVEALGRWFDRLTAYARVKRGVLAALEPRAWNALTARSHGTLTEAIERLLAAGRADGSIRADVDARDVMVLIAYLSRLEESEWPTRARRLLDVLLNGLRTRP